Proteins co-encoded in one Elusimicrobiota bacterium genomic window:
- a CDS encoding ParB/RepB/Spo0J family partition protein, whose protein sequence is MTRKALGRGLSALIPSVPAPVVSPASAAAAATPSEGNALKVPVDKIRPNHLQPRRHFEPEALTELATSIKQHGLAQPIVVSYDVATRSYELIAGERRWRATQLAGLKEIDVVVREPRDEKHRMALTLIENLQRADLNPIEVALGYLRLMKEFGINQTSLAEEVGKSKAAISNTLRLLELSDEIQKALQYGQVTEGHGRALLTISDPNLRHAVFQKLVANKLSVRETEALAREMEADPVVAETPAKDKKPEAKPADLRALEESLQQILGTKVVIRTKKTASKGSIQISFFSFEDFDRILKVLKN, encoded by the coding sequence ATGACCCGCAAAGCTCTCGGCCGCGGCCTCTCGGCCCTCATCCCCAGCGTCCCGGCGCCCGTCGTCTCGCCCGCCTCCGCGGCGGCGGCCGCGACGCCGTCCGAGGGAAACGCCCTCAAGGTGCCTGTCGACAAGATCCGCCCCAACCATCTCCAACCCCGGCGCCACTTCGAGCCCGAGGCCCTGACCGAGCTCGCCACCTCCATCAAGCAGCACGGCCTGGCCCAGCCCATCGTGGTCTCCTATGACGTGGCGACCCGCTCCTATGAGCTGATTGCGGGCGAGCGCCGCTGGCGCGCCACCCAGCTGGCCGGTCTCAAGGAGATCGACGTCGTCGTCCGCGAGCCCCGGGACGAGAAGCACCGCATGGCCCTGACCCTCATCGAGAACCTCCAGCGCGCCGACCTGAATCCGATCGAGGTCGCCCTCGGCTACCTGCGTCTGATGAAGGAATTCGGCATCAACCAGACCTCTCTCGCCGAAGAGGTGGGAAAGTCGAAGGCCGCGATCTCGAACACCTTGCGGCTTCTGGAGCTGTCCGACGAGATCCAGAAAGCCCTTCAGTACGGCCAGGTCACCGAAGGCCACGGCCGCGCGCTGCTGACGATCAGCGACCCCAACCTCCGTCACGCCGTCTTTCAAAAGCTGGTCGCCAACAAATTGTCCGTCCGTGAGACGGAGGCCCTGGCCCGCGAGATGGAGGCGGACCCCGTCGTCGCGGAGACGCCGGCCAAGGACAAGAAGCCGGAGGCGAAACCCGCGGACCTGCGCGCGCTCGAGGAATCGCTCCAGCAGATCCTCGGCACCAAGGTCGTCATCCGCACGAAGAAGACCGCGTCGAAAGGCTCCATCCAAATATCGTTCTTCTCCTTCGAAGACTTCGACCGCATACTAAAAGTACTTAAAAATTAA
- a CDS encoding aspartate-semialdehyde dehydrogenase, with protein sequence MRPGNGLAVGVVGATGMVGRELVALLERRRFPVGELRPFSSGRAASSVRFKGRALAAPGVSAAALGSCDLVFLVSSDEVALELAPALAKAGVWTIDDSAAFRLKDSVPLVIPEVNGGALREDRRLIAGPNCTMTGLAVAGSLLHKLVGVREVRLASYQAVSGAGKAALAELFSQYSSLSGLRAESDGRAPVLGPGRSSVLPRAIAYNAIPQVGRFGADGYSSEETKVAAELRKIWSAPGLKVSATAVRVPSIRGHALAAWLTFSRPVALSRARALLEKTPGLVLSREGDYPTPRSTGGQGPVYAGRLRRGATARELALWITSDNLLKGAALNSVQVAEELRRRGWLSRRAR encoded by the coding sequence ATGCGCCCCGGTAACGGCCTCGCCGTCGGCGTCGTCGGCGCCACCGGCATGGTCGGCCGGGAGCTCGTCGCGCTGCTGGAGCGCCGCCGCTTCCCCGTCGGCGAGCTGCGCCCGTTCTCCTCCGGCCGCGCCGCCTCCTCGGTGCGCTTCAAGGGGCGCGCGCTCGCCGCTCCGGGGGTCTCGGCCGCCGCTCTCGGCTCCTGCGACCTCGTCTTCCTCGTCAGCTCCGACGAGGTCGCTCTCGAGCTGGCGCCGGCGCTCGCCAAGGCCGGCGTCTGGACCATCGACGACAGCGCCGCGTTCAGATTGAAGGATTCCGTTCCGCTCGTGATCCCCGAGGTGAACGGCGGGGCTCTCCGCGAGGACCGCCGCCTGATCGCCGGTCCCAATTGCACGATGACCGGCCTCGCCGTCGCCGGCTCGCTTCTCCACAAGCTCGTCGGCGTACGCGAGGTCCGCCTCGCCTCCTATCAGGCCGTCTCCGGCGCCGGGAAGGCCGCCTTGGCCGAGCTGTTCTCCCAGTACTCGTCGCTGTCCGGCCTGCGCGCCGAGTCCGACGGCCGCGCCCCCGTGCTCGGCCCGGGCAGATCATCCGTGCTGCCGCGCGCGATCGCCTACAACGCGATCCCCCAGGTCGGACGCTTCGGCGCGGACGGCTACTCGAGCGAGGAGACCAAGGTCGCCGCCGAGCTGCGCAAGATCTGGTCCGCGCCCGGGCTCAAGGTCTCCGCGACCGCCGTGCGCGTGCCCTCGATCCGCGGCCACGCGCTGGCCGCGTGGCTGACCTTCTCCCGCCCGGTCGCGCTGTCCCGCGCCCGCGCGCTCCTCGAAAAGACACCCGGCCTCGTCCTCAGCCGCGAGGGGGACTACCCCACGCCGCGCTCGACGGGGGGGCAGGGCCCCGTGTACGCCGGCCGCCTGCGCCGCGGCGCCACGGCGAGGGAGCTGGCGCTCTGGATCACCTCGGACAACCTGCTCAAGGGCGCGGCCCTCAACTCGGTGCAGGTCGCCGAGGAGCTCCGCCGCCGCGGCTGGCTGTCGCGCCGGGCCCGATGA
- the speE gene encoding polyamine aminopropyltransferase → MSKKTVWVDEVYQDIVRTSFKLKKRLFKGRSPFQSVEVVETAGHGRLLLIDGMTMVSERDEFVYHEMIAHPALFLHPKPRRVLVIGGGDGGTVREVLRHKTVESCTLVEIDGLVVSASRKHIPQTAGALSDRRATVLIDDGVKFVAETREKFDVVIVDSTEPFGPAKELFGPSFYENVKRILTEDGVVASQAGSPFYEISTIKNLFKITKPIFPVVEVCLFNNLTYPGGLWAFTFATKGLHPLRDFKPARVKKSGLKLRWYNAEIHAACFALPNFLKKAIGR, encoded by the coding sequence GTGAGCAAAAAGACCGTCTGGGTCGACGAGGTCTACCAGGACATCGTCAGGACGAGCTTCAAGCTCAAGAAGCGGCTCTTCAAGGGGCGCAGCCCCTTTCAAAGCGTCGAGGTCGTCGAGACGGCCGGCCACGGACGGCTCCTGCTCATCGACGGGATGACGATGGTCTCCGAGCGCGACGAGTTCGTCTACCACGAGATGATCGCGCACCCCGCCCTGTTCCTGCACCCGAAGCCGCGGCGCGTGCTCGTCATCGGCGGCGGGGACGGCGGAACGGTGCGGGAGGTGCTGCGGCATAAGACGGTGGAGAGCTGCACGTTGGTCGAGATCGACGGCCTCGTGGTCTCCGCCTCGCGAAAGCACATCCCGCAGACGGCCGGAGCCCTCTCCGATAGACGGGCGACGGTGCTCATCGACGACGGCGTGAAGTTCGTCGCCGAGACGAGGGAGAAGTTCGACGTCGTGATCGTCGACTCGACCGAGCCGTTCGGCCCGGCCAAGGAGCTGTTCGGGCCGTCGTTCTACGAGAACGTGAAGCGGATCCTCACCGAGGACGGCGTGGTGGCCAGCCAGGCGGGCTCCCCCTTCTACGAGATCTCGACGATCAAGAACCTGTTCAAGATCACCAAGCCGATCTTCCCCGTCGTCGAGGTCTGCCTCTTCAACAACCTGACCTATCCGGGAGGGCTTTGGGCGTTCACGTTCGCCACGAAAGGCCTTCATCCGCTGCGCGACTTCAAGCCGGCGCGCGTGAAGAAGTCGGGGCTGAAGCTGCGCTGGTACAACGCCGAGATCCACGCCGCCTGCTTCGCCCTCCCGAACTTCCTCAAGAAAGCGATCGGACGCTAG
- a CDS encoding adenosylmethionine decarboxylase: MFFEGPEKKVELAMTPGLPSLRARGHDYWKGIVAKSNAQVLSTISNESMDAYLLSESSLFVTDTWLTMITCGRTDLVAAVLQLVDDFGTDSFQYLVYERKNAHHQEYQPSNFFDDCRRLTDRMPAKSYRFGDGDDHHVFLFHLDKPYVPAAEDLTLEILMHGIDPQASRVFMSGPARKKDFIKEKSGVWSILPGFQVDDYLFEPMGYSLNAIRGSKYYTIHVTPQKIGSYVSFETNAVEGDANETITRVLDLFKPQSCDVILFQPQSSRQKIRCYYPIKRAVRQNLACGYRVTFDHHFKPVEGAAPAVEIVL, translated from the coding sequence ATGTTCTTCGAAGGACCGGAGAAGAAGGTCGAGCTCGCGATGACGCCGGGACTGCCGTCCCTGCGCGCGCGCGGCCACGACTACTGGAAGGGCATCGTCGCGAAGTCCAACGCGCAGGTCCTGTCCACGATCTCCAACGAGTCGATGGACGCCTACCTGCTGTCCGAGTCGAGCCTGTTCGTCACCGACACCTGGCTGACGATGATCACCTGCGGCCGCACCGACCTCGTCGCCGCAGTCCTCCAGCTGGTCGACGATTTCGGGACCGATTCCTTCCAGTACCTCGTCTACGAGCGCAAGAACGCCCATCACCAGGAGTACCAGCCCTCCAACTTCTTCGACGACTGCCGCCGCCTGACCGACCGGATGCCCGCGAAGTCCTACCGCTTCGGCGACGGCGACGACCACCACGTCTTCCTTTTCCATCTCGACAAGCCCTACGTGCCGGCGGCGGAGGACCTGACGCTCGAGATCCTGATGCACGGCATCGACCCCCAGGCCTCCCGCGTCTTCATGTCCGGCCCGGCCCGCAAGAAGGACTTCATCAAGGAGAAGTCGGGCGTCTGGTCGATCCTGCCCGGATTCCAAGTGGACGACTATCTCTTCGAGCCGATGGGCTATTCCCTCAACGCGATCCGCGGCTCGAAGTACTACACGATCCACGTCACGCCCCAGAAGATCGGCTCGTACGTGAGCTTCGAGACGAACGCGGTCGAGGGCGACGCCAACGAGACGATCACGCGCGTGCTCGACCTGTTCAAGCCCCAGTCCTGCGACGTGATCCTCTTCCAGCCGCAGTCCTCGCGGCAGAAGATCCGCTGCTACTACCCGATCAAGCGGGCCGTGCGCCAGAACCTCGCCTGCGGCTACCGGGTGACCTTCGACCATCACTTCAAGCCCGTCGAAGGCGCCGCGCCCGCCGTGGAGATCGTCCTGTGA
- the serS gene encoding serine--tRNA ligase, translated as MIDLGGARKNPAVVRAALSSRNPKLGAAFDELIKLDESHRALLNEVEDMRAKRNAASQQIGKAMAAKDTATAEKLKAEVSELKGRMTDKEAALLASEKLIRDAAMNIPNIPHETVPVGKDETENPVVRTAGEPRKFDFKPLDHQTVAEKLGALDMKTGVKLAGSRFALWQGSGARLIRALGNFLLDRHAQSGYLEVHPPYLALPEVLEGTSQLPKFEADMYKTVNVEGDKVSTLYLISTSEIVLTNMVREEILPAEKLPMKLTALTACFRQEAGTYGKDVRGVIRNHQFDKVELVWITKPEDSLAALEQLTKDAAATLEALELPHRVIHLCTGDMGFASRKTYDIEVWMPSEDKYREISSCSDCSDFQARRMQARFRRDPKAPAELVHTLNGSGVAVGRLAAAVLENNQQNDGSVIIPRALVPYFGAERIAIP; from the coding sequence GTGATCGATCTCGGCGGCGCACGGAAGAATCCCGCCGTGGTCCGGGCGGCGCTCTCGTCCCGGAATCCCAAGCTCGGCGCGGCCTTCGACGAGCTGATCAAGCTCGACGAGTCGCATCGGGCCCTCCTCAACGAAGTCGAGGATATGCGCGCCAAGCGCAACGCCGCCTCCCAACAGATCGGGAAGGCCATGGCCGCCAAGGACACGGCGACCGCGGAGAAGCTCAAGGCCGAGGTCTCCGAGCTCAAGGGCCGGATGACCGATAAAGAAGCCGCGCTGCTGGCATCCGAGAAGCTCATACGGGACGCGGCGATGAACATCCCCAACATCCCGCACGAGACCGTGCCCGTGGGCAAGGACGAGACCGAGAACCCGGTCGTCCGGACCGCCGGCGAGCCGCGCAAGTTCGATTTCAAGCCGTTGGACCACCAGACCGTCGCCGAGAAGCTGGGCGCCCTCGACATGAAGACGGGCGTCAAGCTCGCGGGCTCGCGCTTCGCGCTGTGGCAGGGCTCCGGCGCCAGGCTCATCCGGGCGCTGGGGAACTTCCTGCTCGACCGCCATGCCCAGAGCGGCTATCTCGAGGTGCATCCCCCCTATCTCGCGCTGCCCGAGGTCCTCGAGGGCACGAGCCAACTGCCCAAGTTCGAAGCCGACATGTACAAGACGGTCAACGTCGAGGGCGACAAGGTCAGCACCCTCTACCTGATCTCCACCTCCGAGATCGTGCTGACGAACATGGTCCGCGAGGAGATCCTGCCCGCCGAGAAGCTTCCGATGAAGCTCACCGCGCTGACCGCCTGCTTCCGCCAGGAGGCCGGCACCTACGGCAAGGACGTGCGCGGCGTCATCCGCAACCACCAGTTCGACAAGGTGGAGCTCGTCTGGATCACCAAGCCGGAAGACTCGCTCGCGGCGCTCGAGCAGCTGACGAAGGACGCCGCCGCGACGCTCGAGGCGCTCGAGCTGCCGCACCGCGTGATCCACCTGTGCACCGGCGACATGGGCTTCGCCTCCCGGAAGACGTACGACATCGAGGTCTGGATGCCGTCGGAGGACAAGTACCGCGAGATCTCCTCCTGCTCGGACTGCTCCGACTTCCAGGCCCGCCGCATGCAGGCCCGCTTCCGGCGCGACCCGAAGGCTCCGGCGGAGCTCGTGCACACCCTGAACGGCTCGGGGGTCGCGGTCGGCCGCCTGGCCGCCGCCGTGCTCGAGAACAACCAGCAGAACGACGGGTCCGTGATCATCCCGCGGGCGCTGGTCCCCTATTTCGGCGCCGAGCGCATCGCGATCCCCTGA
- the gyrA gene encoding DNA gyrase subunit A, translating into MSKPDQPELTPEPAGNIIQRDLGAEMRGSYIDYSMSVIVGRALPDVRDGLKPVHRRILYAMHDEGLASNKKYSKCAGVVGEVLKKYHPHGDSAVYDAMVRMVQEFSLLHPLIDGQGNFGSVDGDPAAAYRYTECRLAKIAEEVMSDIDQDTVDFTANFDGTTTEPSVMPAKVPNLLVNGSSGIAVGMATNIPPHNLGEVCEAAITLIKDPKIENKDLMKIIKGPDFPTGGIVRGRAGIKDYFETGRGSVRVQSKTEIEDIKGNRQAIIIHELPYQVNKATLLETIADLVRDKKIPDISDIRDESDRKGMRVVIEIKRDGNANVVLNQLLKHTQMETTFGVILLSLVDGRPRVLGVRDMLGHFIQHRKVVVTRRTKFQLRKCLDRAHILEGLIIAIKNIDRVIKIIRAAKDTDAARTELMEAFELSKAQTNAILEMRLANLTKLSVGDLQDEYDGLVKRIAELKAILADVKKVYAIIVKELEGVKDAFGRSRQTQITSEAAEMSLEDLIQKEEVVISLSNTGYVKRIPVATYQAQGRGGKGITGADVKEEDFIEHFFVTDTHAALLFFTNRGRVFALRAYEIPEGNRTSRGKAVVNLLALTGEEKVTSAIAIRSFEEKKGQETFLAMATRNGTVKKTPLSDFENIRRSGIIAITLDEGDVLVEVQHTSGKDELLVATKDGMVIRFPESDIRSMGRGAAGVRGIRVDKDDKVVGMEVFPPNTKKTLLTVCEHGHGKRTELSEYRGQHRGGGGIITIKTTDRNGSVIGVKLVTDEDDLMVMTEQGKAVRLRCKDIKTISRNTQGVRLVRLEESDKVARVAPIANEPPVSPIPELPIDGGKK; encoded by the coding sequence ATGAGCAAGCCCGATCAGCCCGAACTCACTCCCGAACCCGCCGGCAACATCATCCAGCGCGACCTCGGCGCCGAGATGCGCGGCTCCTACATCGACTACTCGATGTCGGTCATCGTCGGCCGCGCCCTGCCCGACGTGCGCGACGGCCTCAAGCCCGTCCATCGCCGCATCCTGTACGCGATGCACGACGAAGGCCTCGCCTCGAACAAGAAATACTCGAAGTGCGCCGGCGTCGTCGGCGAGGTCCTCAAGAAGTACCACCCGCACGGCGACTCCGCCGTGTACGACGCGATGGTGCGCATGGTCCAGGAGTTCTCGCTGCTCCACCCGCTCATCGACGGCCAGGGCAACTTCGGATCAGTGGACGGGGACCCGGCTGCCGCTTACCGTTATACGGAGTGCCGGCTCGCCAAGATCGCCGAAGAGGTCATGTCCGACATCGACCAGGACACGGTCGACTTCACCGCCAACTTCGACGGCACCACCACCGAGCCGTCGGTCATGCCCGCGAAGGTCCCGAACCTGCTCGTCAACGGCTCGTCGGGCATCGCCGTCGGCATGGCGACCAACATCCCCCCGCACAACCTCGGCGAGGTCTGCGAGGCGGCGATCACTTTGATCAAGGACCCGAAGATCGAGAACAAGGACCTGATGAAGATCATCAAGGGCCCCGACTTCCCGACCGGCGGCATCGTGCGCGGCCGCGCGGGCATCAAGGACTACTTCGAGACGGGACGCGGCTCCGTCCGGGTCCAATCCAAGACCGAGATCGAAGACATCAAGGGCAACCGCCAGGCCATCATCATCCACGAGCTCCCCTACCAGGTCAACAAGGCGACCTTGCTCGAGACGATCGCCGACCTCGTCCGCGACAAGAAGATACCCGACATCTCCGACATCCGCGACGAGTCCGACCGCAAGGGCATGCGCGTGGTCATCGAGATCAAGCGCGACGGCAACGCGAACGTGGTGCTCAACCAGCTCCTCAAGCACACGCAGATGGAGACGACGTTCGGCGTGATCCTCCTCTCCCTCGTCGACGGGCGCCCGCGCGTGCTCGGCGTTCGCGACATGCTCGGCCACTTCATCCAGCACCGCAAGGTCGTCGTGACCCGGCGCACGAAGTTCCAGCTGCGCAAGTGCCTCGACCGGGCCCATATCCTGGAAGGCCTGATCATCGCGATCAAGAACATCGACCGCGTCATCAAGATCATCCGCGCCGCGAAGGATACCGACGCGGCCCGGACCGAGCTGATGGAGGCCTTCGAGCTGTCGAAGGCCCAGACCAACGCCATCCTCGAGATGCGCCTGGCCAACCTGACCAAGCTCTCGGTCGGCGACCTGCAGGACGAGTACGACGGGCTGGTCAAGCGCATCGCCGAGCTCAAGGCGATCCTGGCCGACGTCAAGAAGGTCTACGCGATCATCGTCAAGGAGCTCGAGGGCGTCAAGGACGCCTTCGGCCGCTCGCGCCAGACCCAGATCACCTCCGAGGCCGCCGAGATGTCTCTCGAGGACCTCATCCAGAAGGAGGAGGTCGTGATCTCCCTCTCCAACACCGGCTACGTCAAGCGCATCCCCGTCGCCACCTATCAGGCCCAGGGCCGCGGCGGCAAGGGCATCACCGGCGCCGACGTGAAGGAAGAGGACTTCATCGAGCACTTCTTCGTCACCGACACCCACGCCGCGCTCCTGTTCTTCACGAACCGGGGCCGGGTCTTCGCGCTGCGCGCGTATGAGATCCCTGAAGGCAACCGCACTTCGCGCGGTAAAGCCGTTGTTAATTTGTTGGCTCTTACCGGCGAAGAGAAGGTCACTTCCGCGATCGCCATCCGCTCGTTCGAGGAAAAGAAAGGCCAGGAGACCTTCCTGGCGATGGCGACCCGCAACGGAACGGTCAAGAAGACGCCCCTTAGCGACTTCGAGAACATCCGCCGCAGCGGCATCATCGCGATCACCCTCGACGAGGGCGACGTCCTCGTGGAAGTGCAGCATACCTCCGGAAAAGACGAACTGCTCGTCGCCACCAAGGACGGCATGGTCATCCGCTTCCCGGAGAGCGACATCCGCTCGATGGGTCGCGGCGCCGCCGGCGTGCGCGGCATCCGCGTCGACAAGGACGACAAGGTCGTCGGCATGGAGGTCTTCCCGCCGAACACGAAGAAGACCTTGCTGACGGTCTGCGAGCACGGCCACGGCAAGCGCACCGAGCTCTCCGAGTACCGCGGGCAACACCGCGGCGGCGGCGGCATCATCACGATCAAGACGACGGACCGCAACGGCTCCGTGATCGGCGTGAAGCTCGTCACCGACGAGGACGACCTGATGGTGATGACCGAGCAGGGCAAGGCCGTCCGCCTGCGCTGCAAGGACATCAAGACCATCTCCCGCAACACCCAGGGCGTGCGCCTCGTGCGCCTCGAGGAGTCGGACAAGGTGGCGCGCGTGGCGCCGATCGCCAACGAGCCTCCCGTCAGCCCGATCCCCGAGCTTCCGATCGACGGCGGCAAGAAGTGA
- the gyrB gene encoding DNA topoisomerase (ATP-hydrolyzing) subunit B: MAKKDEKYDASNIQVLEGLEAVRKRPAMYIGSTGPSGLHHLVYEVVDNSVDEILAGRCTTVDVFIHQGNSITVKDDGSGIPVDPMKDPKFKGKSALEVILTVLHAGGKFDKGAYKVSGGLHGVGVTCVNALSEWLKAEVHRDGKMWIQNYKRGKPEADVKAAGNSDSHGTKISFKPDPDIFNGHMYSFEILSNRLRELAFLNAGAKISITDEREDKRHAFHYEGGISQFVQHLNHNKKVVHREPISMTKEKDEVIVDFAIQYNDDYSETVFSFVNNIKTPEGGTHLAGFRSALTRVINDYIKKYDLLKGKNFNVTGDDVREGLCAVLSAKIQNPQFEGQTKSKLGNAEVEGIVKSIVGDVLVTFFEENPSTAKSICAKAIAGAEAREAARKAKDLTRRKGVLDGSSLPGKLADCQERDPERSELFIVEGDSAGGSAKQGRDRVFQAILPIKGKILNVEKARLVKILSNEEVRTLISAIGTGIGEGEDGLKMDKLRYHKLIIMADADVDGQHIRTLILTFFYRQMKQLVENGHIYIAQPPLFKVKKGKTEMYVDTEEKMEQWLLNEGRNSLEVTAVNPANGKSKKLDAEDLRDLLKLLAELESLIRHIARKSLHLEDFLEYQASGKLPLYRVEKSAGEYQFFYSDKEWKVYRDAYVAEQKAKLVAERAEKKKAPAAKAAPADGEAPVEESALSEADEESLEPDVQELWEMAKLETLAKKFKDMGLDLKWYEVMRDENTKPLFRAKTSHNEVDGYSLKDLLEMVRDAGRHGAQIQRYKGLGEMNPEQLWETTMDPKRRRLLQVKVVDAADTESAFVTLMGDKVEPRRLFIEKHAKEVKNLDI, encoded by the coding sequence ATGGCTAAGAAGGACGAGAAGTACGACGCATCGAACATCCAGGTGCTCGAGGGGCTCGAGGCCGTGCGCAAGCGCCCCGCGATGTACATCGGCAGCACCGGCCCGTCCGGCCTGCACCACCTGGTCTACGAGGTCGTCGACAACTCCGTCGACGAGATCTTGGCGGGCCGCTGCACGACCGTCGACGTGTTCATCCACCAGGGCAACTCGATCACCGTCAAGGACGACGGCTCGGGCATCCCCGTCGACCCGATGAAGGACCCCAAGTTCAAGGGCAAGTCCGCCCTCGAGGTCATCCTGACCGTGCTCCACGCCGGCGGCAAGTTCGACAAGGGCGCCTACAAGGTCTCCGGCGGCCTGCACGGCGTCGGCGTCACCTGCGTCAACGCCCTGTCCGAGTGGCTGAAGGCCGAGGTCCATCGCGACGGCAAGATGTGGATCCAGAACTACAAGCGCGGCAAGCCCGAGGCCGACGTGAAGGCCGCGGGCAACTCCGACTCCCACGGCACCAAGATCTCCTTCAAGCCCGACCCCGACATCTTCAACGGGCACATGTACTCCTTCGAGATCCTGTCGAACCGCCTGCGCGAACTCGCTTTCCTCAACGCCGGCGCGAAGATCTCCATCACCGACGAGCGCGAGGACAAGCGCCACGCCTTCCATTATGAGGGAGGCATCTCGCAGTTCGTCCAGCATCTCAACCACAACAAGAAGGTCGTCCATCGCGAGCCGATCTCGATGACCAAGGAGAAGGACGAGGTCATCGTCGACTTCGCGATCCAGTACAACGACGACTACTCCGAGACGGTGTTCTCCTTCGTCAACAACATCAAGACGCCCGAGGGCGGGACCCACTTGGCGGGCTTCCGCTCGGCGCTGACGCGCGTCATCAACGACTACATCAAGAAGTACGACCTCCTGAAGGGCAAGAACTTCAACGTGACCGGCGACGACGTGCGCGAAGGCCTGTGCGCCGTCCTGTCCGCGAAGATCCAGAACCCGCAGTTCGAGGGCCAGACGAAGTCCAAGCTCGGCAACGCCGAGGTCGAGGGCATCGTCAAGTCCATCGTGGGCGACGTGCTCGTCACGTTCTTCGAGGAGAACCCGTCCACCGCGAAGTCCATCTGCGCCAAGGCGATCGCCGGCGCCGAGGCCCGCGAGGCCGCGCGCAAGGCCAAGGACCTCACCCGCCGCAAGGGCGTGCTCGACGGCTCGAGCCTGCCCGGCAAGCTCGCCGACTGCCAGGAGCGCGACCCGGAGCGCTCCGAGCTGTTCATCGTCGAGGGAGACTCCGCCGGAGGCTCGGCCAAGCAGGGACGCGACCGCGTGTTCCAGGCGATCCTGCCCATCAAGGGCAAGATCTTGAACGTGGAGAAGGCGCGCCTGGTCAAGATCCTCTCGAACGAGGAAGTCCGCACTCTCATCTCGGCCATCGGGACCGGCATCGGGGAAGGCGAGGACGGCCTGAAGATGGACAAGCTCCGCTACCATAAGCTGATCATCATGGCCGACGCCGACGTGGACGGCCAGCATATCCGCACCTTGATCCTGACCTTCTTCTACCGGCAGATGAAGCAGCTCGTGGAGAACGGCCACATCTACATCGCCCAGCCCCCGCTCTTCAAGGTCAAGAAGGGCAAGACGGAGATGTACGTGGACACCGAGGAGAAGATGGAGCAGTGGCTTCTCAATGAAGGACGGAATTCTTTGGAAGTCACCGCGGTCAACCCGGCCAACGGCAAGTCGAAGAAGCTCGACGCCGAGGACCTGCGCGACCTGCTCAAGCTCCTGGCCGAGCTCGAGAGCCTGATCCGCCACATCGCCCGCAAGAGCCTGCACCTCGAGGACTTCCTCGAGTACCAGGCCAGCGGCAAGCTGCCCCTGTACCGCGTCGAGAAGAGCGCCGGCGAGTACCAGTTCTTCTACTCCGACAAGGAATGGAAGGTCTACCGCGACGCCTACGTCGCCGAGCAGAAGGCCAAGCTCGTCGCGGAGCGCGCCGAGAAGAAGAAGGCCCCCGCCGCGAAGGCCGCCCCCGCCGACGGCGAGGCGCCCGTCGAGGAGTCCGCCCTCAGCGAGGCCGACGAGGAATCCCTCGAGCCCGACGTGCAGGAGCTCTGGGAGATGGCCAAGCTCGAGACGTTGGCCAAGAAGTTCAAGGACATGGGCCTGGACCTGAAGTGGTACGAGGTCATGCGCGACGAGAACACCAAGCCCTTGTTCCGCGCGAAGACCTCGCACAACGAGGTCGACGGCTACAGCTTGAAGGACCTTCTCGAGATGGTCCGCGACGCCGGCCGCCACGGCGCGCAGATCCAGCGCTACAAAGGTCTCGGCGAGATGAACCCCGAGCAGCTCTGGGAGACCACGATGGACCCGAAGCGCCGCCGCCTGCTCCAGGTCAAGGTCGTCGACGCCGCCGACACGGAGAGCGCCTTCGTCACCCTCATGGGCGACAAGGTCGAGCCGCGCCGGCTGTTCATCGAGAAGCACGCGAAGGAAGTCAAGAACCTCGACATTTAG
- a CDS encoding DUF721 domain-containing protein: protein MTAEREKPGRWSTAGDLVKSFSYRAGTVNDKLSLLNAVWDKECGAYAKHWALVAVKKGTLFVRPKSAAAAQELQMRSGVLLRSLNKYFSRPWITAVKTTYR, encoded by the coding sequence GTGACCGCGGAAAGGGAGAAGCCCGGGCGCTGGTCCACCGCCGGCGACCTGGTCAAGAGTTTTTCGTACCGCGCCGGCACGGTCAACGACAAGTTGTCCCTGCTGAACGCGGTGTGGGACAAGGAGTGCGGCGCCTACGCCAAGCACTGGGCGCTCGTGGCCGTCAAGAAGGGGACTTTGTTCGTGAGGCCGAAGAGCGCTGCGGCGGCCCAGGAACTGCAGATGAGGTCGGGGGTCCTGTTGAGGTCCCTGAATAAATATTTCAGTCGTCCGTGGATCACGGCGGTCAAAACAACTTATCGGTAG